Proteins encoded in a region of the Stieleria neptunia genome:
- a CDS encoding MFS transporter, whose amino-acid sequence MNSLSDRLARRLPFFYGYLMLPIAMLMQLGTSPGQTFAVSAFTPSLLASLDLTQSRLGLAYMLGTLFAAVPLTFVGPAADRHGLKRVASIVIVGLALACLFASSVSGFYGLLAAFFLLRFLGQGSLTLLSGNTTAMWFRNRIGRVSAVLSIGSAVAFAWVPDWLASAIEAIGWRSTYQSLAAVLVLTLLPLVLLLYRNRPEDLGQFVDGHAGRLSLGHATETSDSMEVELETEAEIEEDPESLSLAQAARTGSYHILGLSNVIWAMAGTGVLFYLFTLCEQREMPSDTASGLFKILGMTMLAMQLGGGVLADFLKLNRLLGLGTAMVAGSLIWLYLDPSVRGAQVFAGLFGGGQGMLISVSGVAWVRYYGRQHLGSIRGAVWCGTVAGSGCGPLIMGWVNDATGSYDQAILCFAAAMMPLAIAAWFIRPPQPVTAR is encoded by the coding sequence ATGAATTCTCTTTCCGACCGACTCGCGCGACGCTTGCCATTTTTTTATGGCTATTTGATGCTGCCGATCGCGATGTTGATGCAGCTGGGGACCAGCCCGGGGCAGACGTTTGCGGTCAGCGCTTTCACCCCGTCGCTGCTGGCCAGTTTGGACTTGACGCAAAGCCGGCTCGGTTTGGCGTACATGTTGGGCACACTGTTTGCGGCCGTTCCGTTGACGTTTGTCGGCCCCGCGGCCGATCGCCACGGACTGAAACGCGTCGCGTCGATCGTCATCGTCGGCCTGGCGCTGGCTTGCCTGTTCGCGTCCAGCGTCAGCGGGTTTTATGGTTTGCTGGCCGCGTTCTTTTTGCTGCGTTTTCTCGGTCAAGGCTCGCTGACACTGTTGTCCGGCAACACGACGGCGATGTGGTTTCGCAACCGCATCGGACGCGTCTCGGCGGTGCTCAGCATCGGTTCGGCGGTCGCGTTTGCGTGGGTTCCCGATTGGCTTGCGAGTGCCATCGAAGCGATCGGATGGCGGTCGACGTATCAGTCGCTGGCGGCCGTGCTCGTCCTGACGCTGCTACCGCTGGTCCTGTTGCTCTATCGCAATCGGCCGGAAGACCTCGGGCAGTTCGTCGATGGACATGCCGGCCGCTTGTCACTCGGGCACGCCACCGAGACGTCTGATTCAATGGAAGTCGAGCTGGAAACCGAAGCGGAGATTGAAGAGGACCCCGAGTCGCTCAGCCTGGCTCAGGCGGCGCGGACGGGGTCGTACCACATTCTCGGCCTGTCCAACGTGATTTGGGCGATGGCCGGTACCGGTGTTTTGTTTTATTTGTTCACACTGTGCGAGCAGCGCGAGATGCCGTCGGACACCGCCAGCGGATTGTTCAAAATCCTCGGCATGACGATGCTGGCGATGCAACTGGGCGGAGGCGTGCTGGCGGATTTTTTGAAACTGAACCGATTGCTCGGGCTGGGCACCGCAATGGTCGCCGGTTCGTTGATCTGGCTGTATCTGGATCCTTCGGTGCGTGGCGCCCAGGTATTTGCGGGTCTGTTCGGCGGCGGTCAAGGGATGCTGATCTCGGTCAGTGGTGTTGCCTGGGTGCGTTATTATGGTCGCCAACACTTGGGCAGCATTCGTGGAGCGGTTTGGTGTGGCACCGTCGCCGGCAGTGGTTGCGGTCCGTTGATCATGGGTTGGGTCAACGATGCCACGGGCAGCTATGACCAAGCGATTCTCTGCTTCGCGGCGGCCATGATGCCGCTGGCGATCGCGGCCTGGTTCATCCGCCCACCCCAGCCGGTGACGGCCCGTTGA
- a CDS encoding GMC family oxidoreductase N-terminal domain-containing protein, producing MDDWSSLDNLSELGSTALASEIQRRHFGQAALAAGVFPLSLFNWGGKPKQDCPMNTIREKRFDTLVAIMAAQIDALWCGRQGDSACQVAKDLLRYADHLPHRMQLGISVALLWLDVYSVKHTAKRLKHHTPEGVRRVLNQGETPRRPGAPPLIVWDEDHLLHMAVSGLAMLGRLVIHSRGPGRRLIGLGWSKKCESVSNLVSLPAPPLADLGRHYDVVIIGSGAGGATAATRLTAQGRKVLILDCGDFVSPDALVQRVRDSDGNVRLAPPRSDEVLARLYKDAGGQISGGLGNVDSKMELVLPHLRKKIPPRQTINVCQAKVFGGGPYVNNAIHLPISREIYETKWAGRQPEGLGYDQLAQLMEGINQELGVNTEVTESQISDRSMRFAEGCRAIGEEVQPLPVAMRTQCLGCGSDNSVDSFGDHIGGLHPYAPGGANSFLVQAMHNPEPARVSYRTEATQIRVQADDTGQPVVTGVDVTRVEHDGCRTRATVTADQYVVAAGIGPTTKLIAQGLKSAGYRNRHLGQRFTANVGTAVYAMFDKPIWPSDSERPEPGVTQCFLVDRRMVERDGRIVEEPTLENWFHFPGTVALALTGWFQEFACTMRRFNHLSMAGIVVPTQVRPCNSIDACGNINLSLDCDEFEILLLGIRRIARIYFAAATPDDGVTLHLPTKAMMLRGGRPLRIRDMNDLDWAISEIRRRGPAFINLLTTHGQGGASIGDVVDPQSFLVKTDGGRQVANLAVADASLFPAGCEINPQLTLKALATVAAEQVIRRTA from the coding sequence ATGGACGATTGGTCTTCGCTGGACAATCTGTCGGAACTCGGCTCCACCGCATTGGCGAGCGAAATCCAACGCCGGCATTTCGGCCAGGCAGCCCTGGCAGCCGGCGTCTTTCCGTTGAGCCTGTTCAATTGGGGAGGAAAACCGAAGCAAGATTGTCCGATGAACACGATTCGCGAAAAGCGTTTCGACACCCTTGTGGCCATCATGGCCGCGCAAATCGACGCGCTGTGGTGCGGACGCCAAGGCGACAGCGCCTGTCAGGTCGCCAAGGATTTGCTGCGGTACGCCGATCACCTGCCCCACCGGATGCAGTTGGGGATCAGCGTCGCGCTGCTGTGGCTGGATGTCTACAGCGTCAAACACACCGCGAAGCGGTTGAAACACCACACGCCCGAGGGAGTGCGACGGGTTCTCAATCAAGGTGAAACCCCACGCCGACCCGGGGCACCGCCGTTGATCGTGTGGGACGAAGATCACCTGTTGCACATGGCGGTCAGCGGATTGGCGATGCTGGGGCGATTGGTGATTCACTCACGCGGTCCCGGCCGCCGGCTGATCGGATTGGGCTGGAGCAAAAAATGCGAAAGCGTTTCGAATCTGGTCTCATTGCCTGCGCCCCCGTTGGCCGACCTGGGCCGGCACTACGATGTCGTCATCATCGGCAGCGGCGCCGGCGGCGCGACCGCGGCCACACGATTGACGGCGCAAGGCCGAAAGGTCTTGATTTTGGATTGCGGGGATTTCGTCAGCCCCGATGCGCTGGTTCAACGCGTTCGCGACTCTGACGGAAACGTGCGGTTGGCACCGCCGCGAAGTGATGAAGTGCTCGCCCGACTCTACAAAGACGCCGGCGGCCAGATCAGTGGCGGGCTTGGCAATGTCGATTCCAAAATGGAATTGGTTCTGCCCCACCTGCGAAAAAAAATCCCGCCACGACAAACCATCAACGTCTGCCAGGCCAAGGTCTTCGGCGGCGGGCCGTACGTGAACAACGCCATTCACCTGCCGATTTCGCGGGAGATCTACGAAACGAAGTGGGCCGGGCGACAACCAGAGGGACTCGGCTACGATCAGCTCGCGCAGCTGATGGAGGGCATCAACCAGGAACTCGGCGTCAACACGGAGGTCACCGAATCGCAAATCAGCGACCGCAGCATGCGCTTCGCCGAAGGCTGCCGAGCGATCGGTGAAGAAGTTCAGCCGTTGCCGGTCGCCATGCGCACGCAATGTTTGGGATGTGGAAGCGACAACTCGGTCGATAGCTTCGGCGATCACATCGGCGGGCTGCATCCGTACGCTCCGGGTGGCGCCAATAGTTTCCTCGTCCAAGCGATGCACAACCCCGAGCCCGCGCGGGTTTCTTATCGGACCGAAGCGACACAGATTCGTGTCCAGGCCGATGACACCGGCCAACCCGTTGTCACGGGCGTCGATGTCACGCGTGTTGAACACGACGGCTGTCGCACCCGCGCGACGGTCACCGCAGACCAATACGTCGTTGCCGCCGGAATCGGCCCGACGACCAAGTTGATCGCCCAGGGTTTGAAATCCGCCGGCTATCGGAACCGACACCTCGGACAACGATTCACCGCAAACGTCGGCACGGCGGTGTATGCGATGTTTGACAAACCGATTTGGCCGTCCGACTCCGAACGCCCCGAACCCGGTGTCACGCAGTGTTTCCTGGTGGACCGGCGGATGGTCGAACGAGACGGCCGGATCGTGGAAGAGCCGACGCTGGAAAACTGGTTCCATTTTCCCGGCACCGTCGCGCTGGCATTGACCGGATGGTTCCAGGAATTCGCTTGCACGATGCGCCGGTTCAATCACCTTTCGATGGCCGGCATCGTCGTGCCGACTCAAGTCAGACCGTGCAATTCGATCGACGCCTGCGGGAACATCAACCTGTCGCTGGACTGTGACGAATTTGAAATTCTGTTGCTGGGCATCCGGCGAATCGCAAGGATCTATTTCGCCGCCGCCACGCCCGATGACGGAGTCACGTTGCATCTGCCGACCAAGGCGATGATGCTGCGGGGCGGACGCCCGTTGCGGATTCGTGACATGAACGATTTGGATTGGGCCATCAGCGAGATCCGACGACGCGGTCCGGCGTTCATCAATCTGTTGACCACACACGGCCAAGGTGGCGCGTCGATCGGAGACGTGGTCGATCCGCAATCCTTCCTTGTCAAAACGGATGGTGGCCGGCAAGTTGCGAACCTGGCCGTCGCCGATGCGTCCCTCTTTCCGGCAGGTTGTGAAATCAATCCGCAGCTGACGCTCAAGGCCCTGGCCACGGTCGCAGCCGAACAGGTGATCCGGCGGACGGCCTGA
- the uvrB gene encoding excinuclease ABC subunit UvrB, which yields MDEQTELQTAAELPRAEFHLNQPFPPAGDQPAAIEQLTKGFNSGASAQVLLGATGTGKTFSMANVIANVGRPALVLSHNKTLAAQLYSEFKEFFPENAVHYFVSYYDYYQPEAYIPQRDVYIEKDASINEEIDRLRLATTSSLVSRRDVVIVASVSSIYGLGSPEDYKQLVVSLTRGESIRRDHLLLKLVDVLYERNDMAFERGKFRVRGDSIELWPSYEEFAYRIEMWGDQIEQISIIKPVSGETVKTLSQVFVYPAKHFVMPDDRIKRAISVIRAELKHQLELFQKQGKLLEAQRLSARTRFDLEMLAEVGHCPGIENYSRPLSGKEPGSSPDTLYEFFPDDFITFVDESHVTVPQVRAMYAGDRSRKLTLVDHGFRLPSALDNRPLKFEEWEERTGQICFVSATPSDYELERTGGEVVEQIIRPTGLLDPEVEVVSARGQVNHLINEIRIRAERDERVLVTALTKRLAEDLANFFQEQNVRCRWLHSELNAFERVDLLQELRAGHFDCLVGVNLLREGLDLPEVSLVAILDADKEGFLRSETSLIQTIGRAARNANSKVILYADKVTESMRLAIGETERRRAIQQAYNEEHGITPETVRKKIKAGIETDAAKRRKTIAKAQEESETTYITLEFVEALEREMLSAAEDLEFERAAQLRDRVLQLKENIGKPLAEVEEDKPSSATGRQSQRGRRKGTKGTGGRSKIPRPKRG from the coding sequence ATGGACGAACAAACAGAACTGCAGACCGCCGCAGAGCTGCCCCGCGCCGAGTTTCACCTCAACCAGCCTTTTCCTCCGGCCGGTGACCAGCCTGCGGCGATCGAGCAGCTGACCAAGGGGTTCAATTCCGGGGCGTCGGCCCAGGTATTACTCGGTGCGACCGGAACCGGGAAAACCTTCTCCATGGCCAACGTGATCGCCAACGTCGGCCGCCCGGCGCTGGTGCTCAGCCACAACAAGACGCTGGCCGCCCAACTGTACAGCGAGTTCAAGGAGTTCTTTCCCGAGAACGCGGTTCATTATTTCGTCAGCTACTACGATTATTATCAACCCGAAGCCTACATCCCCCAGCGCGACGTCTATATCGAAAAAGACGCCTCGATCAACGAAGAAATCGATCGACTGCGATTGGCCACCACCAGCAGCCTGGTCAGCCGACGCGACGTCGTGATCGTCGCCTCGGTCAGCAGCATCTATGGCCTGGGGTCACCCGAGGACTACAAACAACTGGTCGTCAGTCTGACGCGGGGCGAATCGATTCGCCGCGATCATTTGCTGTTGAAACTGGTCGACGTGTTGTACGAACGCAATGACATGGCGTTTGAACGCGGCAAGTTTCGTGTGCGTGGCGACAGCATCGAACTGTGGCCCAGTTACGAAGAGTTCGCGTATCGGATCGAGATGTGGGGGGACCAGATCGAGCAGATTTCGATCATCAAACCCGTCTCCGGCGAAACCGTCAAAACGCTCTCGCAAGTTTTCGTCTACCCGGCGAAACACTTTGTGATGCCCGACGACCGCATCAAACGGGCGATCAGCGTGATCCGCGCGGAACTGAAACATCAATTGGAATTGTTTCAAAAGCAAGGCAAGTTGCTCGAAGCGCAGCGTCTGTCCGCCCGAACGCGATTTGATCTAGAGATGCTGGCCGAAGTGGGCCATTGCCCCGGCATCGAAAACTACTCGCGTCCACTGTCGGGAAAAGAACCGGGTTCGTCGCCGGACACGTTGTACGAATTCTTTCCCGATGACTTCATCACCTTCGTCGACGAATCCCACGTCACCGTGCCCCAGGTCCGCGCGATGTACGCCGGCGATCGCAGCAGAAAGCTGACGCTGGTCGATCACGGGTTTCGGCTACCGAGCGCGCTGGACAACCGGCCGCTGAAGTTCGAGGAGTGGGAAGAACGGACCGGTCAGATCTGTTTCGTCAGTGCGACACCAAGCGATTACGAATTGGAACGCACCGGGGGCGAGGTGGTCGAACAAATCATTCGCCCGACGGGACTGTTGGATCCGGAGGTCGAAGTCGTTTCGGCGCGCGGGCAAGTCAATCACTTGATCAACGAAATTCGCATCCGTGCCGAACGAGACGAGCGGGTGCTGGTCACTGCGTTGACGAAACGGTTGGCCGAGGACTTGGCGAACTTTTTCCAAGAACAAAACGTTCGCTGTCGTTGGCTGCACAGCGAACTCAATGCATTCGAGCGTGTGGATCTGTTGCAAGAGTTACGGGCCGGGCATTTTGATTGTCTCGTCGGCGTCAACCTGCTTCGCGAAGGCTTGGACCTGCCGGAAGTCTCCTTGGTCGCGATTCTGGACGCCGACAAAGAAGGTTTTTTGCGCAGCGAAACGAGCTTGATTCAAACCATCGGCCGGGCGGCTCGCAACGCCAACAGCAAAGTGATCTTGTATGCCGACAAGGTGACCGAGTCGATGCGATTGGCGATCGGTGAAACCGAACGGCGCCGCGCGATTCAACAGGCGTACAACGAAGAACACGGGATCACGCCCGAAACGGTGCGGAAGAAGATCAAAGCGGGAATCGAGACCGACGCGGCCAAGCGACGAAAAACGATCGCCAAGGCGCAAGAGGAATCCGAAACGACCTACATCACGCTCGAATTCGTCGAAGCGCTCGAGCGAGAAATGTTATCGGCGGCGGAGGACTTGGAGTTTGAGCGCGCCGCACAGCTGCGGGACCGAGTCTTGCAGCTGAAAGAAAACATCGGCAAACCGTTGGCGGAAGTCGAAGAGGACAAGCCGTCCAGTGCGACGGGTCGACAAAGTCAACGCGGACGACGCAAGGGGACCAAGGGGACCGGCGGCCGCAGCAAGATCCCTCGCCCCAAACGCGGTTGA
- the mutS gene encoding DNA mismatch repair protein MutS, with translation MTPMMKQYHEAKAACGDALLLFRMGDFYELFLEDAKTAARVLGLTLTSRDKDSANPTAMAGFPHHQLDSYLCKLIQAGFRAAVCEQVEDPKQAKGLVKREITRLVSAGTLTDDDLLDPREANYLAAVVLHTPRKGKKQTDEPVAGIAWAELSSGRFCAGVFPMSRVEDELARIGPAEVIYREDDAKFSPDSTAPWSWTARPAWSFAEDASVELLCKQFSVGSLEGFGFRDDDTAAIRAAGAALTYLQETQPGGLDHFRSISAHHRSGVLEIDASTRRSLEITRTLRTSSRAGSLVDAIDLTCTSAGSRMLADWIAAPLVDLDAICLRHDAVEEFFSQASLRTEVRSILKQTYDITRLLARIATGRTGPRDLQQVSRTLAGLPTLKAKLAGRTPKRIVHLESHLHLCPELRSELESALADECPLNAADGNFVRKGFDPELDSLRELAAGGKQWILEYQQRQMDVTGIPNLKVGYNKVFGYYLEVTNAHKDKVPDDFIRKQTLKNCERYITPELKEYEEKVLAADEKAAAREQLIFHNLRTRTHHHLATLQEVAVAMAELDVLAALAELAAQRNWVRPEMTDDSVLRIEAGRHPVLDVTLPQGEFVPNDCVHAPETGMILLITGPNMSGKSTYIRQVALITLLAQAGSYVPAESALIGIADRIFARVGASDELSRGQSTFMVEMVETARILNTATSRSLVILDEIGRGTSTYDGLSLAWAITEHLHEQIGCRTLFATHYHELTQLEESLPRVSNLNVAVKEWNDEVVFLHRIIPGGADKSYGIHVARLAGVPSEVNERAKDVLAQLEIDHRDALDRPSIAPPQGHSDRSGGSYQLTLFGFSDHPVLSQVQRLDLNSMTPIDAMQFLQRAQRELRSNPVVKP, from the coding sequence ATGACTCCGATGATGAAACAGTACCACGAGGCGAAGGCGGCTTGCGGCGACGCATTGCTGCTTTTTCGCATGGGCGACTTCTATGAACTATTTTTGGAGGATGCCAAGACGGCCGCTCGTGTCCTCGGGCTGACCCTGACCAGCCGCGACAAAGATAGTGCCAATCCGACGGCGATGGCGGGGTTCCCCCATCACCAGCTCGATTCGTACCTCTGCAAATTGATCCAAGCGGGATTCCGCGCCGCGGTTTGTGAACAGGTTGAAGACCCCAAACAAGCCAAGGGGCTGGTCAAACGAGAAATCACCCGCCTGGTCAGCGCAGGCACCCTGACCGATGACGATCTGCTGGATCCGCGGGAAGCAAATTATTTGGCCGCGGTGGTGTTGCACACGCCACGAAAAGGCAAGAAGCAAACCGATGAGCCGGTCGCGGGAATCGCTTGGGCGGAATTGTCCAGCGGGCGGTTCTGCGCTGGAGTGTTCCCGATGTCACGGGTCGAAGACGAATTGGCGCGGATCGGTCCGGCGGAGGTGATTTACCGAGAAGACGACGCCAAATTCTCGCCGGATTCGACCGCCCCTTGGTCCTGGACGGCGCGGCCGGCATGGAGCTTTGCCGAAGACGCCTCGGTCGAGTTGCTGTGCAAGCAGTTTTCGGTCGGTTCGCTCGAAGGGTTCGGCTTTCGTGACGATGACACCGCGGCGATTCGGGCGGCCGGCGCGGCACTGACCTATCTGCAAGAAACCCAACCCGGCGGGCTGGATCATTTTCGATCGATTTCGGCGCATCACCGCAGCGGCGTGCTGGAAATCGATGCATCGACGCGACGAAGTCTGGAGATCACTCGCACACTGCGAACGTCGTCACGTGCCGGATCACTGGTCGATGCCATCGATTTAACTTGCACGTCGGCCGGGTCGCGGATGCTGGCCGATTGGATCGCCGCGCCACTGGTCGATCTTGATGCGATCTGCCTGCGACACGATGCAGTCGAAGAGTTCTTTTCCCAGGCGTCCCTCCGCACCGAAGTGCGTTCGATCCTGAAACAGACCTATGACATCACCCGACTGTTGGCGCGAATCGCCACCGGTCGGACGGGGCCGCGGGATCTGCAGCAAGTCTCACGAACGCTGGCCGGATTGCCGACGTTGAAAGCCAAGCTGGCCGGACGGACTCCCAAGCGGATCGTGCACCTGGAATCGCATTTGCATCTGTGCCCCGAGCTGCGCAGTGAACTGGAATCGGCGTTGGCCGATGAGTGCCCGCTCAACGCCGCCGACGGAAACTTCGTCCGCAAGGGATTCGACCCCGAACTCGATTCGCTGCGCGAGTTGGCTGCAGGCGGAAAACAATGGATTCTGGAATACCAACAGCGTCAGATGGACGTGACCGGCATTCCCAACTTGAAAGTCGGCTACAACAAGGTCTTCGGGTATTACTTAGAAGTCACCAACGCCCACAAGGACAAGGTGCCCGATGATTTCATTCGCAAACAAACGCTGAAGAACTGCGAGCGTTACATCACGCCGGAGTTGAAAGAGTACGAAGAGAAAGTCCTGGCCGCAGATGAAAAAGCCGCAGCGCGGGAACAATTGATCTTCCACAACTTGCGGACGCGAACCCACCATCATTTGGCGACGTTGCAGGAAGTCGCCGTTGCGATGGCGGAGTTGGATGTCCTGGCGGCCCTGGCCGAACTGGCGGCACAGCGAAATTGGGTGCGTCCGGAGATGACCGACGATTCGGTGTTGCGAATCGAAGCGGGCCGGCACCCGGTGTTGGATGTGACGTTACCCCAGGGCGAATTTGTCCCCAACGACTGTGTCCACGCGCCCGAGACCGGGATGATCCTGCTGATCACCGGTCCCAACATGTCGGGCAAGAGCACCTACATCCGCCAAGTCGCCTTGATCACCTTGTTGGCCCAGGCCGGGTCCTATGTCCCCGCCGAATCCGCCTTGATCGGGATCGCCGACCGGATCTTTGCACGCGTGGGCGCCAGCGATGAACTGAGCCGTGGGCAGAGTACGTTCATGGTCGAAATGGTCGAAACGGCGCGGATTCTCAACACCGCCACGTCTCGATCGCTGGTGATCCTGGACGAAATCGGCCGCGGAACGAGCACCTATGATGGGCTTTCGCTGGCCTGGGCGATCACCGAGCACTTGCACGAGCAGATCGGTTGCCGGACGCTGTTTGCCACCCACTACCACGAACTGACTCAGTTGGAAGAGTCGCTTCCGCGGGTGTCGAATTTGAACGTGGCCGTCAAAGAATGGAATGACGAAGTTGTGTTTTTGCACCGGATCATTCCCGGCGGCGCGGACAAGAGTTATGGGATCCACGTCGCCCGGCTGGCCGGCGTGCCCAGCGAGGTCAACGAGCGTGCCAAAGACGTGCTGGCGCAATTGGAAATCGACCACCGAGACGCGCTCGACCGGCCCTCGATCGCTCCGCCCCAAGGACACAGCGACCGCAGCGGCGGGTCTTACCAGTTGACGCTGTTCGGATTTTCCGACCATCCGGTGCTCAGTCAGGTGCAACGTCTGGACCTGAATTCGATGACTCCGATCGACGCGATGCAATTTTTGCAGCGGGCCCAGCGTGAATTGCGGAGCAATCCGGTGGTGAAGCCGTAG